The Athene noctua chromosome 25, bAthNoc1.hap1.1, whole genome shotgun sequence region AGGAGTACCAATTACATACAGAAGGTAAtctgggatggattttttttttctctcctgcctgcccagagtatcccacatcactgtcctcagactccaaggcacAGAGACCACCTCAGGAGAGCCCTGGCCAAGCAGCGagtgcaggagcagctggagccaaaagcacctgagcctgaggaTGGCAGAGCACATACTGGTGTGCAGACAGGTAGAATGCTGTAAAGGTCTTAATTTCATGTCCAACTCAAAGCCCATCACTCCAgatacacctggaacaggcagttcGTGGTGCAGTTAGGAAGCATTGCCTTGGTTGGTGGTTCTGTAGCTATTGCCCTTATAACACTGTGGAATTCACCGCTTTGAGCGTTAACAAACAGGGTAAATTAGTTTGACCTTTTCCAGAGGTTAATTGtcctttcttcaggtttcagtgcaCATCCTGGCACACAagccagggcttctttctttgttttttccagatgctcatcagatgtgGACTGAGGTTTGTGACCGGGgccactgctgggccctgctgagcctgctgcccagcagcactgAGGCTCCTCTCCGTTGGCACAGCATTTCACCTAGAACTAGGTGGTCTGTGGTGgaagttttgttctcttaccGCCTGACTAGTACAGGCTGTGTGTCATTCTCTGTAGCTCTTCTTTTCTGAGCAAGGTCTCTCAGCTCTCCTGTAGGAGACACGTACAATTCAGACCAAGTGCCACATTTCAGTGCTGTCACCTCCAGGGCTCTTCTGGCAGGGTTAGGAAGAGAACGTGTGTGTTCTTCATGGTGAGACCCAGAGCTCTGGGCTGTGACGTCTGCCATCTGCTgagtgctgcctgctgccaggagtccttcctgaggagggcagcagggcttgCATCAGAGGATTGACACACACAACTGTGTCCCTCTTCAGTTGGGgtgtaggtttttgccatcttacttcacaggagtcaTTCTGCGGCACAGCCTTGGGGTGTAGTTTGTCCTACTGAATCAACAGAATCATGACTTTTAAAAGATCAGCAGACCCCAACACGTGTCATTCCTTAtgcctttgctttccagagttgtgttcagatgagcctggggaccacggAATAAAGATGGAGAtggtgtgtcaggcagacgtgcaccttgagcgaccaccctctttgctctgcagcccggcagaagaaggaggagctgTGGCCCGGCAAGCTGAAGGTGGAGAGAGGTATGAGGCAAAGCCAGACTCTCAAACCCTGTAGCAGAACAACCCATATCTGCAGTTTTTGGGgcaaagcagaggcagcagactgctttctttgaagcagctgtgctctgggactttaCCTTGTTAGATGGCTCATCAAGACGACAAGCCTGGGAGCAAGCTTTTTCTGTACCTCATACAGTTGTGAGTCAAGGAGTTAGCTTAGCCATGTTCATGATGGTAATGccctaaacaaatacttgcaaggctctgaaatttaaaaaatcatccTCCTACCTTATAACCTAAGTGTCAGCGCAATGCAGCCATGATTTCCAAGTAGTCAGTGGATGATAGGAGTTATTCCCCatcagcagtaagctggaaaggtaaactaataatattattattattataactcACCCTTACACGTTTGTTTTTTCACTGTTGCCTTATAAGATTATAACAGGAGATCCTGTTTATTATaacaaacagggtagaaaattGGAATGCTGGAAAGTGCAGAAAATGCTGGAGCGCCTTCCGCTTGCCCCACGGCTGTCACCTTCATTTGCAATCCCAGTAAAGCCACATGTGTGGAGATCAgggcatgctgaggcagcaggagaggctTAGTCTGGCCAGTCACAAGACACTTGCCTTTCAGATTTCCCAAAAAGAAAACTAGTAACTTGAGGAGGAAGTTCCCCTCCAGCCCATGGGGTTTTACTGCTGCCCAGGTTGAACGCGAACGCACCTGCTTTCCAGCACTTTCTCCTGtgaatgctttttgcagaagtagaggctggagggaccaggtGGTGCATATACTGATGTCCTTGGTCACTGTGGTGTTTGCTGAGTCGTTCTTACAGACCAGAGAAGTGGcagctgaagtctgaatgtttgacaggtggcattctcttgtcaggagctgtgtgaagGCTGGCAGACACCACTGCAGGCCCTCTGCAAAGACAGTAGCTTGGGCATTTACTGTGCAGGTCTTGGCTGAGCTTTTTGACTCGACCTTGTACATCATTTGTGAGCGACTGTTCTTATGACCCTGCTGAGAgaggtttgtgttgtttttgctttttcatatGTGACTGTATCAATGTAACAGGCAGAATAGCCATAAAACAGACTTGAAAGTCCCGTTCTATGGTATTACATGCTAAAAGGAaacttttttattcctttacagtTGTagctaggagaagggagaaatgcatgcccagtccctgttccaataaataaaccacaatgaagaaaataaaacaaacagaaatggaaGAGCAACTAGATAGATGTAGCCCAACTTTGCCCAGAACTTTAGATGGTAGAGCTTAGTTTTCTCAGGTGCGTTGGCTGTAGGGGTTGTGTAGGGGGTCTCCTGATGGAGgcgggagctgtgggaaattcaggcTTGTTGGGATCCTACCATGTAGCAGCGGGTAGTGACGATAGGCAGGTGTCCTAAAGGGGGTGGATTTacagaggagctggagagggccaCAGTAAGCCGAGACGCTGGGAACGTCGTTTCTTCATCTGGTTCTTACTGCTGGGTGCTTTGTGTGTCCCAGGTGATGTgatggggagatgatgtgcagcctcctCTCAGTTCAAAGCTAAACGTGGCCCTGCAAATCCCAGGTGgttcccttccccagtgaagcagacagcagaagggacctttccttgggctgcttctgtGTAGACCCCGATGTCCTTGGTgtagtgtgaaacactcaccCCGACCTCTAGAGAGGAGCCAGGTGCCAAGATattcagcacttttaaagccgGCCTGCTCCTAGGCATGCCCAGGAACAAGTGTTTCCCGCAGCTAAGAAGCTTTACTGGTTGAGTCAGGGATCACCGAAGTGAGGTGGCAGACAGGGCgagtgctgcttccaaaaatcTCCCTTTGTTGATGGAGGCCTGGTATCCTttcataaatccagcctccagccactgcaAGGTGTATATCGCTTCCCCAAGGCGCTTGAAATATATTGCCATCATTTTCCCTTCAAGCAGAACAAATAGTAGTGCCAGCTATAGGAAAAATCTTCCAAGGTGACACTAtgtgcttccttagaaaagataagtATCTGTTCTAAGTAGGAGAAGTCCATAGGTGGATTTACGCGTCCGCTTTATAAAGCTGTCATAGGCAAGTTGAGTGTCATGTTATATGACTCTCCATTTCTTGAACCTCCACTCTcaatgttcctgatgaggttggtgTAGCAGAGCAGCATCTTTCTGTCTCTGATCGAAAGAGCCTTTTTGATTGAAGAGGAAGATAAGTTGCCCAGAGTGTTCCCTTCTACTCTGTGAACATGCATTCCCCCTGGcaaaggtcatttcaggctgaggagagacaatcgatgggagccagttttaaggtggcgttagaacagctcaaactgtgtagggaagcacagaaaaatatatagGTTGGGCtaatttctgtatgaagaatctcctcaaggtctataaagcaggaaataaaaatacttgtaatGCTCTTTTGTCTGTTCCAACATCTGCTTGTGGCTGCTCTACAAATCCatgaattgaaaacaattaagaaacacccaAGCTCAGAGGATGGTGATATGCAGAATCTACATGATGGCTCTCAACCACTCTCAGGAATTagtttgtagtgtctgtgtttagagaagagcttgaCTGGTTGTTGGTTTCGCAGCATACAcaagtcacattctgtatttattttgagaaCTGCAGTGCTcataatttgcattaatgcagttcccattactaCCAAAATGACATTATTTAGATGGTATCAGAAAACTGCTTTATGAGCTAAATTTTGTCTACTTGATAACAAACCTTCCTCCAAAGGGAGAAGAGTAGTTATCTAGATGAGCAAAAATCAGGATGAAGAATTAGTTTAgatcagacaaccagcagtaTAAATTGAGGGGaaagagtaaaatcaagtttagatctaaaggcagggaagcagggtccacactgcagttcttccCCAAAGTcgtctgtctggttttgagctggaagtcTCCTCACCCGGCAGGTTTGAACAACTGATGGAGACTCACACTGGAAGCTTTGCTTCATGCCTCCCCTGATAGCATCTTTGCCAGGTGCCTGAGTTCCCAGCTCACTGTGCTGTGCAGTCAGCTGAGCTGTGATTAACAGCTCtgtctgatgagggagcacaggTGGGCGGGCGTCTGCCTGGGAGTGGAAAACTTGCATGAGGCTCTGATTTGGTTACAGCCGTGGTGACTTGGGTCTGATCATCAGGGGTGTTGTACTGGTGTGGAGTTGGTTAGAGGTGATGAAACCAGGCCCCTGGGATCACCCCTTGCGAGAGCTGGGTTGTACAGCTTTGAAGTCAGGCTGAGGGGTATCTGGGCTGGGTTGAACCAGAGGCACAGAGGATTAGGGGCTGACCCCGACACTGGGACTTGGTGAGGCTGGGGAAATGTTGGGTTAAATCCGAACACAGCTGATCCTCAGAGCGGTTGCCCAGAGTTGCTGGATGGTCAGGGTGGTTGCTGGATGTCTCCTCCACTCTAAGGTTCTGAAGACATGGGTTGACAAGGCCTTTTCCCAGTCCTGGGCACTCTGGTGCAAGATGTACCCATCACTGTCAGCTCTGTGAAGGATTTCAGAGAGATTGTGCGCCTGAAGGTTTATCTGCCCCATTGGGGATGatgggagctgcagcagcatctgCCCTCATGGGAATGACGGCAAAAATGGGGTTCCTGGTATGTCTGCAGCCActggctgggggtgtctgtgcaTGGGATGGTGCCCAGATGTTCTCAGGTGAGAGATGCTCCCACCGACTAGCTGTTCAGAGCATGTTGGAAGCTTATTTCCAGCCCCTCGGATGAAGTCATCACACACAGTTGTGGCTGCGGCGTGAGACCTGGAGATGGTTTGGGACATTTGCCTTTGAGAgatagactggaaaaaaaatcctcactttAGGGTGGGTTTTTCCAGACAAGAAGATTTTCTTAGTACACCTACCTAGTGCTGACCTCAGCAAAACAAGAGCAGTTTTCCCTGTATATGCCAGAGCTTGGGAAATAAAAGCTGTGATCCATAGAAAGTCAGTAATCAAGCAGATAGCCCAACGCTCATGAAGCAGTTGAGAGCCACATGTGATTATTGGATTATTTAAAGGCTGTTGGAAGGGCCTGACTGTGCCTCTGGGCCCCATGAAGCTGGAGAACAAAAATTGTGAATATGACAGATCAGCCAActggtatttttttgttgtttcttcctAACAAGTGTGGGAGGTACAGTCAGGTAAGCCAGAAAAGGCATTGGCTGAAGTGGAGGACACAGCTGTGTGTATGTTAGTTAACAGCAGTACTTCTAACCAGTTACCCTTATACTTTTGCTCTTATCACTGTTTTCTCTTTATAATAAACTGTCAGCTCAGCAGGTGCCTTTCCAGACCATGATCTTATTTTTTGTAGGAAGGAGACAGTATTACCTgtgatgctttttttcttaaatacccTTGCCCAACCTTTTATATCACTAAAATGTATGCAAACTTAAAAAATATCATACTCATCTATCTAAGTGAGCCTTTCATGAAAGATTTCTGTAAGATTTCTTCTTATCATGTGTGAAGTGCTAATCCAGACAGCTCGCGAACGCAGGGGTGTTGGGATGGAGCCATGTCCACTGTGCTCTGTCCAGGCAGTCCCCACTGGTTCCATTTTCTGGAGCGGGTGGAAAGAGTTCAAATGGGCAGGACTGGTTTGCTGCCCTGTGTGGAGGAGCTGGCAGGCGGGCTGCGACCCCCCTGTGCTTAACTCGCACAGACATTACCAAGGTCGTAGCGTGCCCTGGTGTGCAGAGATTGGCAGGATGATGATGAATGAGCAGTTTCCCGTTTTGAAAACGAGACCCATTGTCAGTTTGAATCTGTGAAGGAATTCTGTAGTACAAAGTTATTTTGTCTGCAGTACAGGTAGTACAATGATGAGTAGCTTGCTTACAAGGATGGGCGATCACATATCCAGAATGTGTATCTACAGCAGTACAGATCTACACCCTCAGTCGTGGGGTGAATGTCCAGTATAATCTACTTGTCAAATTTGTCCTGGCTGTTCTCCTCTCCCCAGTTGCCCTTTCACATTTGGCACCAGGTGACTGTGAGTATGTTGGCACATTGGGGTACTGGGCAGTTACAGTTTTGATCATATCAAATGACGTTGTTATACCGCACTCTTGAGCCCACCTGTAAGTGGCTTTTTCTCCAAGATGCCCACACTTCATGATCCTCCTTCTGAGGGAATTTCAGTCCAACTTGAGAAATTTTTGTCCAGTTATCTGCAACAGAGTTTTGTCCAGTTGTCTGCAACAGAGTTAAAGTCATTCTAAAGTGTCTGTATTACTGTGAGCATTAACGTGAAACACAGTTACTTTAGTCCTTTGTACtaaaagggaggggtggggaaggtgTTTCCAGGATGTGGTGATCCTTCGCACGGTCCTACTTTGCTATGTGTTGTTAGTGTCTATATTAAATTTgtgtgttggagaacggcttgcagagagcaaggccatgggtctctgcagaagctgattgcagccatctgggggaaacaaaggaataaacccagggtacagttatgccaaacaacagactgttatgttaacaaagagagaaactgaggtacacaatggccttgatggtaaaaacaaccttgggaaaggaggcaggccagaagagggaagatgttgtgacatgtctgagatgccacagggggctgggatattataatatagctttttacatgtatccaatagatttgtgagtagtatgcatgattattgtagagtgcttatataaggtgtgatttctgtcaataaagttgaagcttgctctatcattcacattgaattggctgcttgcttcctccgcccgtcgcaagtggcgcaccgaacagggttacccgaaccctgcttttccaccgaacggaacccgggaagcgacggaacggattttcggagcaggaaggcgagaaggtcactgcctggtgcaggagatgtgtgccgtctcctgaagcgccgggatttgtaagtctgacattggagcagcggatccacaatattgcttcaggagatattgcggaccgagagggctactgaggaataggccgaagtggtatatccaggaaaggccataatgaaggctgaatttggggaaacctaggaaaagccagcactggtcgttagctactgatcagatactgctgaaggtcgtcaagctacgatacaggaaaaggaatcaaaacaagtctgcccgggcaggacaatggaacaagaggtagccctcaagctttttgctttttagaaaagcggggagtaagtccgataaaaaacttagccgcgctgattggtctgggcaaggctaagggacactttaaagagccaaatttattgtttgaagaagcagaatggtgtgataatcttttagactctgatgctgtaaatcctgaaaaagaatctgaactgtctggtctgtatcctcccttaattggggatgatctgtagataaaagtgaggcgaaaaaaccgtaaaagtgaggcgaaataactttggtgcaagggaatatggacacggcaagaaaaattcttactcgtgtaagctatgagccgagtcatcagccacgttgggaagaacggcatttttctgttattaaagatgtaagcattaataagaacgggctgcaaaaactcagactacaacagctgtacttgaggcgatggctcagggatatcgattggccccctagaaattggctaacacttttaagaagaaaaaccggcattcacgccgggacagtattctatctgaaacaacgagcgtgtggatctctgggctcggcgttcggagctggcggcggcggcccggggcctccccgacccccccgcggagcggccgcctgcggctgagcccggcactgcgctctcagcacaccccccccccccccggcagcacaGGCgacagggttatgcagcacaggctttaatatgttcttaatggaatcttcgtatttgtaatatttgtcattttatgttgtgaatgatgagtgtcaggagctcctttctctgtgtgtgtgtgtgtgtgtgagacgcggcccgcTGCAGCCACGGAGTTCtctggccagggaagcggccggccaggaactgcagggtcctagtgcccgcccgctggggcatcggcgctgcggtttgtttgggctcagtgttctaactgttacaggtaaaatacctcctctagcaggaggcagtaattctgtgttgattgttgttttgaatttaggtgcatactctgcggggagagtgcacctctgtaccatctgcctaatgaaaatattgtcaaaaggtcatctgcaaccttacaggggttgtttgttttaccaggggtcgtagatgctgattatgaagagaaaaatcaaaattatggtccgtacccctatgttcagtaacaaaaaaaaaaaaagtaaaaaattgttcagcttgttaaagaagctgcaattactcaggatttggatcagcaggtaccccttaaatatttttggactaaaacagtaacacaaggttaacttctggtaaaatgtactctcgttaaagctaaaaaatctgtcgagctgacatgcattttagatactgctgcaaatgtgaccataatatctgtgagcagactggctgttagccctggtacctcaaatgcttttcagggttggtgtcatgctgtaacaatttaaagcaaggatctcattcatgtaagaggcccagaaaattgggtagcaaatattcatccatttatattggaaaacccctattgcattttggggtcataactgtatgactcaatgaagaactcaaattggatcaaatttgtcttaatcaccactgtagcacaacccaccctgaaacccaccctgacactaaccttgtgaaccgaatcacctgtgtgtattgtcctgcaacaacttaaaactgttattaagactttaaaagatttacagacactgttaggaaccataaattagatacagccgtcgtgggcctaactcatgatgatctgcatagcctttttgatattttgtgaaaagatccttcactgacatcacccaaagtacttacagagagagcaaaacaagatcttcaccatatagctaataagcatcgcaagtacactgcattcccccacaggacaaaccattgtagaaagagcgcaccagaccttgaaagtgcttttgcaaaaacaaaaggggggagagagtttggctccaggtcaaccatttgctctgctgtaaaacgcatgcatttttccaccagaatgtcagagcaatacaaaaccagttttctttatcaaggtatcaagctaaaaacatcactgcaacttgccctgaataccagacagactccatctcttcaaaccttttaaacatctcccctgtgttacaggtgtcaccaatattgtgtcatttttcatcacagataccagatcaacaagatgtccagagcaaagctcaagtgttaacaaaaacctagaaaggggtaactgggaaggaccattttctttaataacctggggaagaggttgtgcttgtgtctccacaggtctcagtctccaatggtcaccagcaaggtgtgtgcaaccacacctgagggtgagaggcagccagcactcaggatccagctgtgggtgctgtgagtgcccctgtgccgacagtttgcggtctcttcgactgatcatttaagcagaatgtctgagtaatgtttgctacttcaACAGGACAagctacactacagttgccaattcttctgggagaaaatgctaacagtaattgtaactcctttatgaaatatctaggcttactagtcacttgtgcaaaatgtagtttagataaaatatagttaataataagatgctgtaagaatgtatgtattccacttgctttgtttagtaatattaagaattaagagctcaagtgtttaaccttatttagaaactcccttggttttccccctggagtactggccaagctccaggtggaacccaacaggaggatgaaatcagatgtttccgctcaaagaaagttgccagttattttggcctgttactttaaaggctggacctgcttgcagcgactttagatgcctcacctacggatggacgcatcgcgtagggtttccagtttgtgaggaagggcactctaaattctcgctgtatccagggttccccagcaattgcggatctgaatgttagtaccgtattttccttactgtttatttttgtactatttagtcatatcccttaaatatggatagtgaaattagtctactctttttaattagaactattctaagtatgctgtgttttgaagtttgtctaacccttaattgatacagctctcaaacaagccttgcaggtgccgcagcaaaacaaagaaaagggagggctggaaggcatcggcctcacacagctcctgacaaacagctaagctttaatgaagaacaggcctcataagatagataagaaactgcagagtgtgccaaggtggcagggaaagatcaatcaggacagtaggcattttgcctgggcttagcaactgctgccgacccatctcaggtttggtatgccatttgtattggtcattatggttggtataatcagacaatctggttgagatggcaagatgtgactccttcagcagtaccggtgaatagcactaggttttgtagtgatgtttctACAATAAATTtgcgtcttgaagaaggaagagggtttaataatgatttgactaaaaggttaccaattattagatggttaaaaattcttttgtttttacattgaataacagttcaaattgtcattgtaatccttttaatgatattaacctgtgtgtagaagtgttttatgagaacgatggactgaacaataaaaggggtctggatcactcaaaaacaaaaagggggatctgtggattgcctgggaaacaacggacatgttatgagtgatccagactgagtggcatcactgtcatcaggctgtagctgttgggaagaacaccggcaaggccgagaggatgagaaactgtgtgagtagcaaagaaataaggatgctggactgtgggaaataagatgtttgcctaacagaagaactacgtgtgaacaccataacgggaccaaccatagagggcgtgaaggcttgtggacagtagtatagaaccaatcatagtttgtttgctttcatgtgattgctcttcgatagtatgtgggatgctctgtactcgataaggtaccttcgacagtttaaggtgtgctgtattacagagtcgagctgccatacactttcttttgcttgcccaggggcatggatgtaaagattttgatgggatgtgttgttttaatctatctgaccacagtcaattaattcaaaaccaattacaatggatgaagcaacgtttacaaaaaccacaagtggttgtcaatccttgagacaaatggttacaatctgtgtttggtctgtccctatggctacaaggtctgttacaggaaggattgcggtgatt contains the following coding sequences:
- the LOC141970364 gene encoding uncharacterized protein LOC141970364 isoform X1, whose amino-acid sequence is MPVTPLPSIRVLMNILGLGGSPVMLTAQTIKALLQCQAKSIPHHCPQTPRHRDHLRRALAKQRVQEQLEPKAPEPEDGRAHTGVQTELCSDEPGDHGIKMEMVCQADVHLERPPSLLCSPAEEGGAVARQAEGGERSCVKAGRHHCRPSAKTVAWAFTVQVLAELFDSTLYIICERLFL
- the LOC141970364 gene encoding radial spoke head protein 3 homolog B-like isoform X3, whose translation is MPVTPLPSIRVLMNILGLGGSPVMLTAQTIKALLQCQAKSIPHHCPQTPRHRDHLRRALAKQRVQEQLEPKAPEPEDGRAHTGVQTELCSDEPGDHGIKMEMVCQADVHLERPPSLLCSPAEEGGAVARQAEGGERTF
- the LOC141970364 gene encoding radial spoke head protein 3 homolog isoform X2 is translated as MPVTPLPSIRVLMNILGLGGSSIPHHCPQTPRHRDHLRRALAKQRVQEQLEPKAPEPEDGRAHTGVQTELCSDEPGDHGIKMEMVCQADVHLERPPSLLCSPAEEGGAVARQAEGGERSCVKAGRHHCRPSAKTVAWAFTVQVLAELFDSTLYIICERLFL